A single region of the Globicephala melas chromosome 12, mGloMel1.2, whole genome shotgun sequence genome encodes:
- the MSH6 gene encoding DNA mismatch repair protein Msh6 isoform X1: MSRQSTLYSFFPKSPALNNASKDPVRASSESAAAAATGASPPSPGGDAAWSEAGPGPGPLAGSTSRAEARNLNGGLRKSAAPAVPASSCDFSPGDLVWAKMEGYPWWPCLVYNHPFDGTFIREKGKSARVHVQFFDDSPTRGWVSRRLLKPYTGSKSKEAQKGGHFYSSKPEILRAMQRADEALNKDKIKRLELAVCDEPSEPEEEEETEAGATYASDKSEEENEIESEEEVRPKVQGSRRSSRQIKKRRVISDSESDIGGSDVEFKPDAKEEGSSDEISSGVGDSDSEGLDSPVKVAPKRKRMITGNGSLKRKSSRKEMPSATKRATGISSETKNTLSAFSAPQNSESQAHVSGGCDDSSRPTIWYHETLEWLKEEKRRDKHRRRPDHPDFDASTLYVPEDFLNSCTPGMRKWWQIKSQNFDLVIFYKVGKFYELYHMDALTGVSELGLVFMKGNWAHSGFPEIAFGRYSDSLVQKGYKVARVEQTETPEMMEARCRKMAHISKYDRVVRREICRVITKGTQTYSVLEGDPSENYSKYLLSLKEKEEESSGHARVYGVCFVDTSLGKFFIGQFSDDRHCSRFRTLVAHYPPVQVLFEKGNLSVETKMILKGSLSSSLQEGLIPGSQFWDAAKTLRTLLEEGYFTDKLNEDSGVMLPQVLKGMTSESDSVGLTPGEKSELALSALGGCVFYLKKCLIDQELLSMANFEEYIPLDSDTVRATGPGAVFAKASQRMVLDAVTLSNLEIFLNGTNGSTEGTLLDKIDTCYTPFGKRLLKQWLCAPLCNPYVISDRLDAIEDLMVVPDKISEVVDLLKKLPDLERLLSKIHNVGSPLKSQNHPDSRAIMYEETTYSKKKIIDFLSALEGFKVLCKIIGVMEEVIDDFKSKILKQVLTLQAKNPEGRFPDLTLELNRWDTAFDHEKARKTGLITPKAGFDSDYDQALADIRENEQSLLEYLEKQRSRIGCRTIVYWGIGRNRYQLEIPENFITRNLPEEYELKSTKKGCKRYWTKTIEKKLANLINAEERRDVSLKDCMRRLFYNFDKNYKDWQAAVECIAVLDVLLCLANYSRGGDGPMCRPVILLPGEDTPPFLDLKGSRHPCITKTFFGDDFIPNDILIGCEEEEENGKAYCVLVTGPNMGGKSTLMRQAGLLVVMAQMGCYVPAEVCRLTPIDRVFTRLGASDRIMSGESTFFVELSETASILKHATAHSLVLVDELGRGTATFDGTAIANAVVKELAENIKCRTLFSTHYHSLVEDYSQNVAVRLGHMACMVENECEDPSQETITFLYKFIKGACPKSYGFNAARLANLPEEVIQKGHRKAREFEKMTQSLRLFREVCLASESSTVDAEAVRKLLTLIEEL, encoded by the exons ATGTCGCGACAAAGCACGCTGTACAGCTTCTTCCCCAAGTCTCCAGCCCTGAATAATGCCAGCAAAGACCCGGTCAGGGCCTCAAGTGAAagcgccgccgccgctgccaccggggcctctcccccttccccaggcgGGGATGCGGCCTGGAGCGAGGCCGGGCCTGGGCCGGGGCCCCTGGCGGGCTCCACTTCGCGGGCCGAGGCGAGGAACCTCAACGGAGGCCTGCGGAAGTCGGCAGCCCCTGCGGTCCCCGCCAG TTCTTGTGACTTCTCACCAGGTGATTTGGTTTGGGCCAAGATGGAGGGTTACCCTTGGTGGCCTTGCCTGGTTTACAACCACCCTTTTGATGGAACATTCATCCGTGAGAAAGGAAAGTCTGCCCGAGTTCATGTACAGTTTTTTGATGACAGCCCAACGAGGGGCTGGGTTAGCAGAAGGCTATTAAAGCCATATACAG gTTCGAAGTCAAAGGAAGCCCAGAAAGGGGGTCATTTCTACAGTTCAAAGCCTGAAATTCTCAGAGCAATGCAACGTGCAGATGAAGCCTTGAATAAAGACAAGATTAAGAGGCTTGAATTGGCAGTGTGTGATGAGCCCTCAGaaccagaggaggaagaagagacgGAG GCAGGTGCCACTTACGCATCAGATAAgagtgaagaagaaaatgaaattgagagTGAAGAGGAAGTGAGGCCAAAGGTGCAAGGATCTAGGCGAAGTAGCCGCCAGATAAAAAAGCGAAGGGTCATATCAGACTCTGAGAGTGACATTGGTGGCTCTGATGTGGAATTTAAGCCAGATGCTAAGGAGGAAGGAAGCAGTGATGAAATAAGCAGTGGAGTAGGGGATAGTGACAGTGAAGGCCTGGACAGCCCTGTTAAAGTTGCTCCAAAGAGGAAGAGAATGATAACTGGTAATGGCTCCCTCAAAAGGAAAAGTTCAAGGAAGGAAATGCCCTCGGCCACCAAACGAGCAACTGGCATTTCATCAGAAACCAAGAATACTTTGAGTGCTTTCTCTGCCCCTCAAAATTCTGAATCCCAAGCCCACGTTAGTGGAGGATGTGATGACAGTAGTCGCCCTACCATCTGGTATCATGAAACTTTAGAGTGGCTtaaggaggagaagagaagagataaGCACAGGAGGCGACCTGATCACCCTGATTTTGATGCATCCACACTCTATGTGCCTGAGGATTTCCTTAATTCCTGTACTCCTGGGATGAGAAAGTGGTGGCAGATTAAGTCTCAGAACTTTGATCTTGTCATATTTTATAAGGTGGGGAAGTTTTATGAGCTATACCACATGGATGCTCTTACTGGAGTCAGTGAACTAGGGCTGGTATTCATGAAAGGCAACTGGGCCCATTCTGGTTTCCCTGAAATTGCATTTGGCCGATATTCAGATTCCCTGGTCCAGAAGGGCTATAAAGTAGCACGGGTGGAACAGACCGAGACCCCGGAAATGATGGAGGCACGATGCCGAAAGATGGCACATATATCTAAGTATGACAGAGTGGTGAGGAGGGAGATCTGTAGGGTCATTACCAAGGGTACACAGACCTACAGTGTGCTGGAAGGTGACCCCTCAGAGAACTACAGTAAATACCTTCTTAGcctcaaagaaaaagaagaagaatcttCTGGCCACGCTCGAGTGTATGGAGTATGTTTTGTTGATACCTCGCTAGGGAAGTTCTTCATAGGTCAGTTTTCAGATGATCGCCATTGTTCCAGGTTTAGGACGTTAGTGGCACACTATCCTCCAGTACAAGTCTTGTTTGAGAAAGGAAATCTCTCAGTGGAAACTAAGATGATTCTCAAGGGTTCACTGTCCTCTTCTCTTCAGGAAGGTCTGATACCAGGTTCCCAGTTTTGGGATGCAGCCAAAACTTTGAGAACTCTCCTTGAAGAAGGATATTTTACGGACAAGTTAAATGAGGACAGTGGGGTGATGTTACCCCAGGTGCTTAAAGGTATGACCTCAGAGTCTGATTCTGTTGGGTTGACACCGGGAGAGAAGAGTGAATTGGCCCTCTCTGCTCTTGGTGGTTGTGTCTTCTACCTCAAAAAATGCCTTATTGATCAGGAGCTTCTATCAATGGCTAATTTTGAAGAATATATTCCCTTGGATTCTGACACGGTCCGTGCTACAGGACCTGGTGCTGTCTTTGCTAAAGCCAGTCAACGAATGGTGCTAGATGCTGTGACATTAAGCAACTTGGAGATTTTTCTGAATGGAACAAATGGTTCTACTGAAGGGACCCTGTTAGACAAGATTGATACTTGCTATACTCCCTTCGGTAAGCGGCTCCTAAAGCAATGGCTTTGTGCCCCACTCTGTAACCCTTATGTTATCAGTGATCGTCTAGATGCCATAGAAGACCTAATGGTTGTGCCTGACAAAATCTCTGAGGTTGTAGACCTTCTAAAGAAGCTTCCAGACCTTGAGAGGCTACTGAGTAAAATTCATAATGTTGGCTCTCCCCTGAAGAGCCAGAACCACCCAGATAGCAGGGCTATAATGTATGAAGAaaccacatacagcaaaaaaaagattattgattttctttctgctcTGGAAGGATTCAAAGTACTATGTAAAATTATAGGGGTTATGGAGGAAGTCATTGATGACTTTAAGTCTAAAATCCTTAAGCAGGTCCTTACTCTGCAGGCAAAAAATCCTGAAGGCCGCTTTCCTGATTTGACTTTAGAACTAAACCGATGGGATACAGCCTTTGACCATGAAAAGGCTCGAAAGACTGGACTGATTACTCCCAAGGCAGGATTTGACTCTGATTATGATCAAGCTCTTGCTGACATAagagaaaatgaacagagcctcctGGAATACTTGGAGAAACAGCGTAGTAGAATTGGCTGTAGGACCATAGTCTACTGGGGAATTGGTAGGAATCGTTACCAGTTGGAAATTCCCGAGAATTTCATCACCCGTAATTTGCCAGAAGAATATGAGTTGAAATCTACCAAGAAGGGCTGTAAACGATACTGgaccaaaacaattgagaaaaagtTGGCTAATCTGATAAATGCTGAAGAACGGAGAGATGTATCATTGAAGGACTGCATGCGGCGACTGTTCTATAACTTTGATAAAAATTACAAGGACTGGCAGGCTGCTGTGGAGTGCATCGCAGTGTTGG ATGTCTTACTGTGCCTGGCTAACTACAGTCGAGGGGGTGATGGTCCTATGTGTCGTCCAGTAATTCTGTTGCCAGGAGAAGATACTCCTCCCTTTCTAGACCTTAAAGGATCACGCCACCCCTGCATTACGAAGACTTTTTTTGGTGATGACTTTATTCCAAATGACATTCTAATAGGctgtgaggaagaggaagaaaatggcaAAGCTTACTGTGTGCTTGTTACTGGACCGAATATGGGGGGCAAGTCTACGCTCATGAGACAG GCCGGCCTACTGGTTGTAATGGCCCAGATGGGTTGTTATGTACCAGCTGAAGTGTGTAGGCTCACACCAATCGATAGAGTGTTTACTAGACTTGGTGCCTCAGACAGAATAATGTCAG gtGAAAGTACATTTTTTGTTGAATTGAGTGAAACTGCCAGTATACTTAAACATGCAACAGCACATTCTCTGGTGCTTGTGGATGAATTAG gaaGAGGTACTGCAACATTTGATGGGACAGCAATAGCAAATGCAGTTGTTAAAGAACTTGCTGAGAATATAAAGTGTCGTACATTGTTTTCTACCCACTACCATTCACTGGTTGAAGACTATTCTCAAAATGTTGCAGTGCGCCTAGGACACATG gcatGCATGGTAGAAAATGAATGTGAAGATCCCAGCCAGGAGACTATTACCTTCCTGTATAAATTCATTAAAGGAGCCTGTCCTAAAAGCTATGGCTTTAATGCAGCAAGGCTTGCTAATCTTCCAGAGGAGGTTATTCAAAAGGGACATAGAAAAGCAAGAGAATTTGAGAAGATGACTCAGTCACTGCGATTATTTCG ggaaGTTTGTCTGGCTAGTGAAAGCTCGACTGTAGATGCTGAAGCTGTCCGTAAGTTGCTGACTTTGATTGAGGAATTATAG
- the MSH6 gene encoding DNA mismatch repair protein Msh6 isoform X2, producing the protein MSSSCDFSPGDLVWAKMEGYPWWPCLVYNHPFDGTFIREKGKSARVHVQFFDDSPTRGWVSRRLLKPYTGSKSKEAQKGGHFYSSKPEILRAMQRADEALNKDKIKRLELAVCDEPSEPEEEEETEAGATYASDKSEEENEIESEEEVRPKVQGSRRSSRQIKKRRVISDSESDIGGSDVEFKPDAKEEGSSDEISSGVGDSDSEGLDSPVKVAPKRKRMITGNGSLKRKSSRKEMPSATKRATGISSETKNTLSAFSAPQNSESQAHVSGGCDDSSRPTIWYHETLEWLKEEKRRDKHRRRPDHPDFDASTLYVPEDFLNSCTPGMRKWWQIKSQNFDLVIFYKVGKFYELYHMDALTGVSELGLVFMKGNWAHSGFPEIAFGRYSDSLVQKGYKVARVEQTETPEMMEARCRKMAHISKYDRVVRREICRVITKGTQTYSVLEGDPSENYSKYLLSLKEKEEESSGHARVYGVCFVDTSLGKFFIGQFSDDRHCSRFRTLVAHYPPVQVLFEKGNLSVETKMILKGSLSSSLQEGLIPGSQFWDAAKTLRTLLEEGYFTDKLNEDSGVMLPQVLKGMTSESDSVGLTPGEKSELALSALGGCVFYLKKCLIDQELLSMANFEEYIPLDSDTVRATGPGAVFAKASQRMVLDAVTLSNLEIFLNGTNGSTEGTLLDKIDTCYTPFGKRLLKQWLCAPLCNPYVISDRLDAIEDLMVVPDKISEVVDLLKKLPDLERLLSKIHNVGSPLKSQNHPDSRAIMYEETTYSKKKIIDFLSALEGFKVLCKIIGVMEEVIDDFKSKILKQVLTLQAKNPEGRFPDLTLELNRWDTAFDHEKARKTGLITPKAGFDSDYDQALADIRENEQSLLEYLEKQRSRIGCRTIVYWGIGRNRYQLEIPENFITRNLPEEYELKSTKKGCKRYWTKTIEKKLANLINAEERRDVSLKDCMRRLFYNFDKNYKDWQAAVECIAVLDVLLCLANYSRGGDGPMCRPVILLPGEDTPPFLDLKGSRHPCITKTFFGDDFIPNDILIGCEEEEENGKAYCVLVTGPNMGGKSTLMRQAGLLVVMAQMGCYVPAEVCRLTPIDRVFTRLGASDRIMSGESTFFVELSETASILKHATAHSLVLVDELGRGTATFDGTAIANAVVKELAENIKCRTLFSTHYHSLVEDYSQNVAVRLGHMACMVENECEDPSQETITFLYKFIKGACPKSYGFNAARLANLPEEVIQKGHRKAREFEKMTQSLRLFREVCLASESSTVDAEAVRKLLTLIEEL; encoded by the exons TTCTTGTGACTTCTCACCAGGTGATTTGGTTTGGGCCAAGATGGAGGGTTACCCTTGGTGGCCTTGCCTGGTTTACAACCACCCTTTTGATGGAACATTCATCCGTGAGAAAGGAAAGTCTGCCCGAGTTCATGTACAGTTTTTTGATGACAGCCCAACGAGGGGCTGGGTTAGCAGAAGGCTATTAAAGCCATATACAG gTTCGAAGTCAAAGGAAGCCCAGAAAGGGGGTCATTTCTACAGTTCAAAGCCTGAAATTCTCAGAGCAATGCAACGTGCAGATGAAGCCTTGAATAAAGACAAGATTAAGAGGCTTGAATTGGCAGTGTGTGATGAGCCCTCAGaaccagaggaggaagaagagacgGAG GCAGGTGCCACTTACGCATCAGATAAgagtgaagaagaaaatgaaattgagagTGAAGAGGAAGTGAGGCCAAAGGTGCAAGGATCTAGGCGAAGTAGCCGCCAGATAAAAAAGCGAAGGGTCATATCAGACTCTGAGAGTGACATTGGTGGCTCTGATGTGGAATTTAAGCCAGATGCTAAGGAGGAAGGAAGCAGTGATGAAATAAGCAGTGGAGTAGGGGATAGTGACAGTGAAGGCCTGGACAGCCCTGTTAAAGTTGCTCCAAAGAGGAAGAGAATGATAACTGGTAATGGCTCCCTCAAAAGGAAAAGTTCAAGGAAGGAAATGCCCTCGGCCACCAAACGAGCAACTGGCATTTCATCAGAAACCAAGAATACTTTGAGTGCTTTCTCTGCCCCTCAAAATTCTGAATCCCAAGCCCACGTTAGTGGAGGATGTGATGACAGTAGTCGCCCTACCATCTGGTATCATGAAACTTTAGAGTGGCTtaaggaggagaagagaagagataaGCACAGGAGGCGACCTGATCACCCTGATTTTGATGCATCCACACTCTATGTGCCTGAGGATTTCCTTAATTCCTGTACTCCTGGGATGAGAAAGTGGTGGCAGATTAAGTCTCAGAACTTTGATCTTGTCATATTTTATAAGGTGGGGAAGTTTTATGAGCTATACCACATGGATGCTCTTACTGGAGTCAGTGAACTAGGGCTGGTATTCATGAAAGGCAACTGGGCCCATTCTGGTTTCCCTGAAATTGCATTTGGCCGATATTCAGATTCCCTGGTCCAGAAGGGCTATAAAGTAGCACGGGTGGAACAGACCGAGACCCCGGAAATGATGGAGGCACGATGCCGAAAGATGGCACATATATCTAAGTATGACAGAGTGGTGAGGAGGGAGATCTGTAGGGTCATTACCAAGGGTACACAGACCTACAGTGTGCTGGAAGGTGACCCCTCAGAGAACTACAGTAAATACCTTCTTAGcctcaaagaaaaagaagaagaatcttCTGGCCACGCTCGAGTGTATGGAGTATGTTTTGTTGATACCTCGCTAGGGAAGTTCTTCATAGGTCAGTTTTCAGATGATCGCCATTGTTCCAGGTTTAGGACGTTAGTGGCACACTATCCTCCAGTACAAGTCTTGTTTGAGAAAGGAAATCTCTCAGTGGAAACTAAGATGATTCTCAAGGGTTCACTGTCCTCTTCTCTTCAGGAAGGTCTGATACCAGGTTCCCAGTTTTGGGATGCAGCCAAAACTTTGAGAACTCTCCTTGAAGAAGGATATTTTACGGACAAGTTAAATGAGGACAGTGGGGTGATGTTACCCCAGGTGCTTAAAGGTATGACCTCAGAGTCTGATTCTGTTGGGTTGACACCGGGAGAGAAGAGTGAATTGGCCCTCTCTGCTCTTGGTGGTTGTGTCTTCTACCTCAAAAAATGCCTTATTGATCAGGAGCTTCTATCAATGGCTAATTTTGAAGAATATATTCCCTTGGATTCTGACACGGTCCGTGCTACAGGACCTGGTGCTGTCTTTGCTAAAGCCAGTCAACGAATGGTGCTAGATGCTGTGACATTAAGCAACTTGGAGATTTTTCTGAATGGAACAAATGGTTCTACTGAAGGGACCCTGTTAGACAAGATTGATACTTGCTATACTCCCTTCGGTAAGCGGCTCCTAAAGCAATGGCTTTGTGCCCCACTCTGTAACCCTTATGTTATCAGTGATCGTCTAGATGCCATAGAAGACCTAATGGTTGTGCCTGACAAAATCTCTGAGGTTGTAGACCTTCTAAAGAAGCTTCCAGACCTTGAGAGGCTACTGAGTAAAATTCATAATGTTGGCTCTCCCCTGAAGAGCCAGAACCACCCAGATAGCAGGGCTATAATGTATGAAGAaaccacatacagcaaaaaaaagattattgattttctttctgctcTGGAAGGATTCAAAGTACTATGTAAAATTATAGGGGTTATGGAGGAAGTCATTGATGACTTTAAGTCTAAAATCCTTAAGCAGGTCCTTACTCTGCAGGCAAAAAATCCTGAAGGCCGCTTTCCTGATTTGACTTTAGAACTAAACCGATGGGATACAGCCTTTGACCATGAAAAGGCTCGAAAGACTGGACTGATTACTCCCAAGGCAGGATTTGACTCTGATTATGATCAAGCTCTTGCTGACATAagagaaaatgaacagagcctcctGGAATACTTGGAGAAACAGCGTAGTAGAATTGGCTGTAGGACCATAGTCTACTGGGGAATTGGTAGGAATCGTTACCAGTTGGAAATTCCCGAGAATTTCATCACCCGTAATTTGCCAGAAGAATATGAGTTGAAATCTACCAAGAAGGGCTGTAAACGATACTGgaccaaaacaattgagaaaaagtTGGCTAATCTGATAAATGCTGAAGAACGGAGAGATGTATCATTGAAGGACTGCATGCGGCGACTGTTCTATAACTTTGATAAAAATTACAAGGACTGGCAGGCTGCTGTGGAGTGCATCGCAGTGTTGG ATGTCTTACTGTGCCTGGCTAACTACAGTCGAGGGGGTGATGGTCCTATGTGTCGTCCAGTAATTCTGTTGCCAGGAGAAGATACTCCTCCCTTTCTAGACCTTAAAGGATCACGCCACCCCTGCATTACGAAGACTTTTTTTGGTGATGACTTTATTCCAAATGACATTCTAATAGGctgtgaggaagaggaagaaaatggcaAAGCTTACTGTGTGCTTGTTACTGGACCGAATATGGGGGGCAAGTCTACGCTCATGAGACAG GCCGGCCTACTGGTTGTAATGGCCCAGATGGGTTGTTATGTACCAGCTGAAGTGTGTAGGCTCACACCAATCGATAGAGTGTTTACTAGACTTGGTGCCTCAGACAGAATAATGTCAG gtGAAAGTACATTTTTTGTTGAATTGAGTGAAACTGCCAGTATACTTAAACATGCAACAGCACATTCTCTGGTGCTTGTGGATGAATTAG gaaGAGGTACTGCAACATTTGATGGGACAGCAATAGCAAATGCAGTTGTTAAAGAACTTGCTGAGAATATAAAGTGTCGTACATTGTTTTCTACCCACTACCATTCACTGGTTGAAGACTATTCTCAAAATGTTGCAGTGCGCCTAGGACACATG gcatGCATGGTAGAAAATGAATGTGAAGATCCCAGCCAGGAGACTATTACCTTCCTGTATAAATTCATTAAAGGAGCCTGTCCTAAAAGCTATGGCTTTAATGCAGCAAGGCTTGCTAATCTTCCAGAGGAGGTTATTCAAAAGGGACATAGAAAAGCAAGAGAATTTGAGAAGATGACTCAGTCACTGCGATTATTTCG ggaaGTTTGTCTGGCTAGTGAAAGCTCGACTGTAGATGCTGAAGCTGTCCGTAAGTTGCTGACTTTGATTGAGGAATTATAG